Proteins co-encoded in one Deltaproteobacteria bacterium genomic window:
- the cbiE gene encoding precorrin-6y C5,15-methyltransferase (decarboxylating) subunit CbiE, whose amino-acid sequence MTERDPVLIIGVGLEGPESLGPAMLDRVQKADLLVGGSKVLEGFRKIPAARLAIDGRLKSLPGKISRAREAGKKVVVLASGDPNFFGIARFLRQEFAEGELEVHPHVSSMQIAFARTGLAWDDAFFLSLHGREVGPVVDAVRRHGKVGLLTGPENHPGRIARLLLKAGLDDCRAWVCCRLGGRDEKVVAGRLSEIERRRFPGLNVMVIVNGAPEPSLGPAGHSLAHDRGMITKDEVRAVTLMKLQMVPGA is encoded by the coding sequence ATGACCGAAAGAGACCCGGTCCTTATCATCGGCGTGGGGCTGGAAGGTCCTGAAAGTCTCGGACCGGCGATGCTGGATCGGGTGCAGAAGGCCGACCTCCTGGTGGGGGGAAGCAAGGTCCTGGAAGGGTTCCGGAAGATTCCGGCCGCAAGGCTGGCCATTGATGGGCGCCTGAAATCCCTTCCCGGAAAGATTTCCCGCGCCCGGGAGGCGGGAAAGAAGGTTGTTGTCTTGGCCTCGGGGGATCCCAACTTCTTCGGGATAGCACGATTCCTGAGACAAGAGTTCGCCGAAGGTGAGCTTGAGGTCCATCCCCATGTCAGCTCCATGCAGATTGCCTTCGCCCGGACCGGGCTGGCCTGGGACGACGCCTTCTTCCTTTCCCTTCACGGACGGGAGGTCGGTCCCGTGGTCGATGCCGTCCGGCGTCACGGGAAGGTCGGGCTGCTCACCGGCCCGGAGAATCACCCGGGGCGGATTGCGAGGCTCCTGCTGAAAGCCGGACTGGATGATTGCCGGGCCTGGGTCTGCTGCAGGCTTGGCGGCCGGGATGAGAAGGTTGTTGCCGGCAGGCTCTCCGAGATTGAACGGAGACGCTTTCCCGGTCTCAATGTCATGGTAATTGTAAACGGGGCGCCGGAACCGTCGCTGGGACCGGCCGGTCATTCCCTGGCTCACGATAGGGGGATGATCACGAAGGACGAGGTCCGGGCGGTAACCCTGATGAAGTTGCAGATGGTCCCCGGGGCG
- a CDS encoding cobalt-precorrin-5B (C(1))-methyltransferase, with protein MNEEEARKPLRRGYTTGSCAAAAAKGAALALMTGVEIHRIGITLPGGTPVVLPAKLLSRTEDSAACVVVKDGGDDPDVTNGAAIVGKITMRPVEGKEEGFDLSIVGGEGVGQVTKPGLPVTVGNPAINPVPRSMIETEVSDVLINFAGVSNGKAFEVTIEVPEGESLAERTLNPRLGIVDGISILGTTGIVEPISTRAWEETIAVQVDVALACGCETVVLTPGRSSEKAAGRLYPELPEEAFIQMGDYVESSVRRCAAKGVAKVIVVAMPGKMVKIAMGFPETHHLASQIDFDQFASWAQILGMDDKTVTKIRKANTVREVAGFLPGDSPLYREILHRALESLKKYGEGKIGVEAVLVDYRGEVLQVRKWSRGKV; from the coding sequence ATGAATGAAGAAGAGGCACGAAAACCGCTCCGGCGGGGATACACGACGGGAAGCTGTGCCGCGGCGGCCGCCAAGGGCGCGGCCCTGGCCCTGATGACGGGGGTGGAGATTCACCGGATCGGGATCACCCTCCCCGGCGGTACTCCGGTGGTCCTCCCTGCAAAGCTCCTCTCCCGCACGGAGGATTCCGCCGCCTGCGTCGTCGTCAAGGATGGCGGAGACGACCCGGATGTTACGAACGGGGCAGCGATCGTTGGGAAGATCACGATGAGACCGGTCGAGGGGAAAGAGGAAGGATTCGATCTTTCCATCGTCGGCGGCGAGGGAGTGGGGCAGGTGACAAAGCCGGGCCTTCCCGTGACGGTGGGGAACCCGGCCATCAACCCCGTCCCCCGCTCGATGATCGAGACCGAGGTGAGCGATGTCCTCATCAACTTTGCCGGGGTCAGTAACGGAAAAGCCTTTGAGGTGACCATCGAGGTTCCGGAGGGGGAAAGCCTGGCGGAGAGGACCCTGAACCCGCGCCTCGGGATTGTAGACGGGATCTCTATCCTCGGCACCACGGGGATTGTGGAGCCGATCTCCACCAGGGCATGGGAAGAGACCATTGCCGTGCAGGTTGACGTGGCCCTGGCCTGCGGCTGTGAGACCGTTGTCCTGACGCCGGGCCGGTCGAGTGAAAAGGCAGCCGGGCGTCTTTATCCGGAACTTCCGGAAGAGGCCTTCATCCAGATGGGGGACTACGTTGAATCTTCGGTGAGAAGGTGCGCGGCGAAGGGTGTTGCAAAGGTGATCGTTGTCGCCATGCCGGGGAAGATGGTCAAGATCGCCATGGGGTTTCCCGAGACCCACCACCTGGCGTCACAGATCGACTTCGATCAGTTTGCTTCATGGGCGCAGATCCTGGGAATGGACGATAAGACCGTGACGAAGATCCGGAAGGCCAACACCGTCAGGGAGGTGGCCGGATTTCTCCCCGGTGATTCACCCCTGTATCGTGAGATCCTCCACCGGGCCCTGGAATCGCTGAAAAAATATGGCGAAGGGAAGATCGGGGTGGAAGCGGTTCTCGTTGATTACCGTGGTGAAGTTCTGCAGGTACGCAAATGGAGCAGAGGGAAGGTCTAA